ACTTCGCTCCCCGTAAACTTCAGGCGCACGGTTGTGATGAACGGGGTTTCGGTGAAGCAGATTTTCGCCGTGAACGTGTCGTCCGCGGTCCAGGCGCCGGCCGCCGCGCACGGTTGTTCCGGCAAGCGCCCCCAAGCGGTGCGGCCCTTCACCCACGACCCCGCCCCGCACTCGATGCGCCGGTCCGTTCCCCCAACACGGGCCACCAGTGTGACCGCGCCGTCTTTCCCGTTTTCGAGCACCACGGATTCGAGCTTCCCGTCGTTGCTCGGGAACACGAACTTCTTGCTCGCGACTTTCGGCGCGGATGCCTTCCCTTCCGGCGTGCGTAGCGCCAGACCCTTCAGGGTGCTCGCGAGCTTCTTCGCAGCGTCCTCGTCGGCCGCAAGTGCTCCTGATTTCATGGCCGGAAGGAGCTTGTCCCAGACCAAGTTCAGCACCGCTTGCATGTCCTTGACGCCCGAGGTGATGGCGATGACCGCGTCCTGTTCGGGGAGCACAATGCAGTACTGCCCGAACGCTCCGTCACCGCGATACGCTCCGTTGCGGCACCGCCAGAACTGGTAGCCGTACCCCTGATCCCAGTCGCTCTTGGGGTTGCTCCCGTTAGACGTTTGCCGAGCGGTCGCGGTCTCGACCCACGCTTCCGGCACCAGTTGCTTGCCGTTCCACTTGCCCTTTTGCAGATAGAGTTGCCCAAATTTGGCGATGTCCTCGGTTCGCACACTCAGGCCGTACCCGCCGGTCGAAATCCCCTGCGGGCTCAGTTCCCAGGTCGGCTTCGCAATACCCAGCGGATCGAAGAGGCGCGGCTTCAGGTAGTCGAGGACGGTTTGGCCGGTCGCCTGCTGGACTGCGGCCGAGAGCATGTACGTGGCCGACGTGTTATAGAGGAAGTGGGTGCCCGGCTTGAACGGGACCGACTGTGCGAGGAACGTCTTGGCCCACGACTCGCTCGCCTTGCGAAGCGGTTCGGTCTGGTGCCCGGTGGACATGCGGAGCAGGTCGCTCAGGCGCATTGCTTTGAGGTTGGTCGAGGGATCAGCCGGGGCCTCGTTGGGGAAGAACTTCAGCACCGGGTCGTCTGCGCTCAGTTTCCCTTCGGCCGCAGCCAACCCGACCGCCGTCGAGGTGAAGCTCTTGCTCAGTGAGAACAGCATGTGCGGGGTCTCGGCCGCATACGGTCCCCACCACCCCTCGGCGACGACGTGACCGTGGCGGACGAGCATGAAGCTGTGGAGCGCGTCGATGTCCTTGTCGGCCGCTTCGATGAACGCGCGGAGGGCCGGGGACGAAACGCCCTGGGCCTCGGGGTTGCTGCGCGGCAGGTCCGCCCCGGCCGCGGGGAGCGCGGTCAGCGCGAACAGAGCGACGCCGGCGAGAGTTCTCATAGCGTGGGCCTCGGAAGAGAGGGGAGGGCGCCCCGCGTTCTGTTTGACGGAAGGCGGGACGTCATCGGCTTAGCCCCGAGAACGGACCGCGGCTAGTGGTGCTCTGGCGCGAACCTACTGAGCGGCGCGGTGTCACGTTGACAACTGGTTTCTTGTTTTAATTGCGGAGGTCGCCGTGCAATCCCCACTCGTTCCCGAACCGGACGCGACCGCGCCGATCGGGGCCAATTC
This region of Gemmata massiliana genomic DNA includes:
- a CDS encoding serine hydrolase domain-containing protein, coding for MRTLAGVALFALTALPAAGADLPRSNPEAQGVSSPALRAFIEAADKDIDALHSFMLVRHGHVVAEGWWGPYAAETPHMLFSLSKSFTSTAVGLAAAEGKLSADDPVLKFFPNEAPADPSTNLKAMRLSDLLRMSTGHQTEPLRKASESWAKTFLAQSVPFKPGTHFLYNTSATYMLSAAVQQATGQTVLDYLKPRLFDPLGIAKPTWELSPQGISTGGYGLSVRTEDIAKFGQLYLQKGKWNGKQLVPEAWVETATARQTSNGSNPKSDWDQGYGYQFWRCRNGAYRGDGAFGQYCIVLPEQDAVIAITSGVKDMQAVLNLVWDKLLPAMKSGALAADEDAAKKLASTLKGLALRTPEGKASAPKVASKKFVFPSNDGKLESVVLENGKDGAVTLVARVGGTDRRIECGAGSWVKGRTAWGRLPEQPCAAAGAWTADDTFTAKICFTETPFITTVRLKFTGSEVRYETEANVGFGPTKEAALVGKSE